The Pseudomonas iranensis genome includes a window with the following:
- a CDS encoding TRAP transporter permease, with product MSDEHHGISANPRDWPKTLFYVALLFSIFQIVTAAFSPLSSQVLRAVHVGFLLWVVFLSYPARGTDRPWQPLAWLLSLAAIATALYQWVFEADLIQRSGDLTSADLMIGIVLIALVFEAARRVMGIALPVICGLFLAYGLFGEYLPGELAHRGYGFDQIINQLSFGTEGLYGTPTYVSATYIFLFILFGAFLEQAGMIKLFTDFAMGLFGHKLGGPAKVAVASSALMGTITGSGIANVVTTGQFTIPLMKRFGYRAAFAGGVEATSSMGSQIMPPVMGAVAFIMAETINVPFVEIAKAALIPALLYFGSVFWMVHLEAKRSNLKGLPKDQCPSAWGAVKARWYLLIPLLVLVYLLFSGRTPLFSGMVGLALTAIVILGSAIIFRVHSFGLRCAFWIALGVLCTGFFQLGIAVIFAVIAVLVLVCAFIKGGRDTLLICLHALVEGARHAVPVGIACALVGVIIGIVSLTGVASTFAGYILAIGRDNLLLSLILTMITCLVLGMGIPTIPNYIITSSIAAPALLELGVPLIVSHMFVFYFGILADLTPPVALACFAAAPIAKESGFKISLWAVRIALAGFVIPFMAVYNPALMLQGDNLWATAYMLIKTLLAVGLWGMASTGFLQQKMLLWERLLSLGAGALLIVALPVTDEIGFAFGILVIVQHVWRSRRAAAANA from the coding sequence ATGAGTGACGAGCATCACGGTATTTCCGCGAACCCGCGAGACTGGCCGAAAACCCTGTTTTACGTAGCGTTGCTGTTCTCGATTTTCCAGATCGTCACCGCAGCCTTTTCCCCCCTCTCCAGCCAGGTGCTGCGTGCGGTGCACGTCGGCTTCCTGCTGTGGGTGGTGTTTCTCAGTTACCCCGCACGCGGCACAGACCGTCCATGGCAACCGCTGGCGTGGCTGCTGAGCCTGGCCGCCATCGCTACCGCGCTGTATCAATGGGTGTTCGAGGCCGATCTGATCCAGCGTTCCGGTGACCTCACCTCGGCCGACCTGATGATCGGCATCGTGTTGATCGCCCTGGTTTTCGAAGCCGCGCGACGCGTGATGGGCATTGCGCTGCCGGTGATTTGCGGGCTGTTCCTGGCGTACGGCCTGTTCGGGGAATACTTGCCCGGCGAACTGGCCCATCGCGGCTACGGTTTCGACCAGATCATCAATCAACTGTCGTTCGGCACCGAAGGGCTGTACGGCACGCCGACCTACGTATCGGCGACCTACATTTTCCTGTTCATCCTGTTTGGCGCATTCCTTGAGCAGGCCGGCATGATCAAGCTGTTTACCGACTTCGCCATGGGCTTGTTCGGGCACAAGCTGGGAGGCCCGGCGAAAGTGGCCGTGGCCTCGTCGGCCTTGATGGGGACAATTACCGGCTCCGGGATTGCCAACGTCGTGACCACCGGCCAATTCACCATCCCGCTGATGAAGCGCTTTGGCTATCGCGCCGCGTTCGCCGGCGGCGTGGAAGCCACCTCCAGCATGGGCAGCCAGATCATGCCTCCGGTGATGGGCGCGGTCGCCTTCATCATGGCTGAAACCATCAATGTGCCCTTCGTCGAAATCGCCAAGGCGGCGCTGATTCCGGCCCTGCTGTATTTCGGTTCAGTATTCTGGATGGTCCATCTGGAAGCCAAGCGCTCCAACCTCAAGGGCCTGCCCAAAGACCAATGCCCCAGCGCTTGGGGCGCGGTTAAAGCCCGCTGGTATTTGCTGATTCCTCTGCTGGTTCTGGTGTACCTGCTGTTTTCCGGACGCACACCGCTGTTCTCGGGCATGGTCGGCCTGGCATTGACCGCCATCGTGATTCTCGGCTCAGCGATCATTTTCCGGGTGCACAGCTTTGGCCTGCGTTGTGCGTTCTGGATTGCACTCGGCGTGCTCTGCACAGGTTTTTTCCAGCTTGGCATCGCGGTGATTTTTGCAGTCATTGCCGTCCTGGTGCTGGTCTGCGCTTTCATCAAGGGTGGTCGCGACACGCTGCTGATCTGCCTGCACGCGCTGGTCGAGGGCGCCCGCCACGCGGTACCGGTAGGCATCGCCTGCGCACTGGTCGGCGTCATCATCGGCATCGTTTCGCTCACCGGCGTCGCTTCGACGTTCGCTGGCTACATTCTCGCCATCGGCCGCGACAACCTGCTGCTGTCGCTGATCCTGACGATGATCACTTGCCTGGTGCTGGGGATGGGCATTCCGACCATTCCCAACTACATCATCACCAGCTCGATCGCCGCGCCCGCCCTGCTGGAGCTGGGCGTGCCACTGATCGTGTCGCACATGTTCGTGTTCTACTTTGGCATCCTCGCCGACCTGACCCCGCCGGTCGCCCTCGCCTGTTTTGCCGCCGCACCGATCGCCAAGGAAAGCGGCTTCAAGATCAGCCTGTGGGCGGTGCGCATTGCGCTGGCCGGTTTCGTCATCCCGTTCATGGCGGTCTACAACCCGGCGCTGATGCTGCAAGGCGACAACCTGTGGGCGACTGCCTACATGCTGATCAAGACTCTTCTGGCGGTTGGTCTGTGGGGCATGGCGTCTACCGGTTTTCTGCAACAGAAAATGCTGCTTTGGGAACGTTTGCTGAGTCTTGGTGCGGGCGCCCTGCTGATCGTGGCACTGCCAGTGACCGATGAAATCGGCTTCGCATTCGGGATTCTGGTAATCGTGCAACACGTCTGGCGCTCGCGGCGCGCAGCAGCGGCCAATGCATGA
- a CDS encoding NADPH-dependent F420 reductase has protein sequence MNIGIIGAGHIGATLARKLAACGHKIKLANSKDPQSIQALAEEVGAKAVTKEQAVSDVDVIILSIPFARYPDLKQTLSQVPEQVVVIDTSNYYPQRDGAIKEVDEGKPESVWVSEQIGRPLIKAWNAVLAATLADQGQSAESATRIALPVAGDDVRAEAIAQDLVEETGFTALAAGSLQESWRQQPGTPAYCTELTLPELKQALEAADKARAPLNRDALMARFMAPDTEFTREQMVAINREMTA, from the coding sequence ATGAACATCGGAATTATCGGCGCCGGCCACATCGGCGCAACACTGGCGCGCAAGCTGGCTGCGTGCGGTCATAAGATCAAACTGGCCAACTCGAAAGACCCGCAAAGCATTCAGGCACTCGCTGAAGAAGTCGGTGCCAAGGCTGTCACCAAAGAGCAGGCTGTGTCCGATGTCGATGTGATCATCCTGTCGATTCCCTTCGCCCGATACCCTGATTTGAAGCAGACGCTGAGCCAGGTTCCCGAGCAAGTCGTGGTCATCGATACCTCCAATTACTATCCGCAGCGTGACGGGGCGATCAAGGAAGTGGACGAGGGCAAACCTGAAAGCGTCTGGGTCAGCGAGCAGATCGGCCGCCCGCTGATCAAAGCGTGGAATGCCGTACTCGCCGCTACGCTGGCCGATCAAGGTCAATCTGCCGAATCCGCAACTCGCATCGCCTTGCCAGTCGCCGGCGATGATGTGCGTGCCGAGGCGATCGCGCAGGATCTGGTCGAAGAAACCGGATTCACCGCGCTCGCTGCGGGCAGCCTTCAGGAGTCATGGCGTCAACAACCCGGGACCCCGGCTTACTGCACCGAACTGACCTTGCCGGAACTGAAGCAGGCGCTCGAAGCTGCGGACAAGGCCCGCGCGCCGCTGAACCGCGATGCCTTGATGGCCCGATTCATGGCCCCCGACACTGAATTCACCCGCGAGCAGATGGTTGCGATCAATCGGGAAATGACCGCTTGA
- a CDS encoding MBL fold metallo-hydrolase, protein MTLKTLPFALSIACAAATAPAFAETETRANPEAAHKLNLQQVRNATVKITYGDTTFLIDPMLAKKGAYPGFENTYRSNLRNPLVDLTESPEQVIAGVDAVIVTHTHLDHWDDAAQKALPKDIPLFAQHEEDAQLIRSQGFKNVRVLTNEAEFGGVKISKTGGQHGTDEMYAVPALAKPLGEAMGVVFQAPGYKTLYLAGDTIWRPEVDQAIEKFQPEVIVLNAGKAKMSGYEGSIIMGEEDVLRATQVAKDAKIVAVHMDAINHMSLTRAELRSYLQKHGIENRVDIPADGAALQF, encoded by the coding sequence ATGACACTCAAGACTCTACCGTTTGCCCTGAGCATTGCTTGCGCCGCTGCTACCGCACCAGCCTTCGCAGAGACAGAAACGCGGGCAAACCCTGAAGCTGCACACAAGCTGAATCTGCAGCAAGTGCGTAATGCCACGGTGAAGATCACCTACGGCGACACGACCTTTCTGATCGATCCGATGCTGGCGAAAAAGGGCGCGTACCCAGGGTTCGAAAATACCTACCGCAGCAACCTGCGTAACCCGCTGGTCGACCTGACTGAGTCCCCGGAGCAGGTGATTGCGGGCGTTGATGCCGTTATCGTAACGCATACGCACCTGGACCACTGGGATGACGCGGCACAGAAAGCGCTGCCCAAAGACATCCCTCTGTTCGCCCAGCATGAAGAAGATGCGCAACTGATCCGCTCGCAAGGCTTCAAGAACGTGCGCGTGCTGACGAATGAGGCTGAGTTCGGCGGCGTGAAGATCAGCAAAACCGGCGGCCAGCACGGCACTGACGAAATGTATGCCGTGCCGGCCCTCGCCAAACCGCTGGGCGAAGCCATGGGCGTGGTGTTCCAGGCGCCCGGCTACAAAACACTCTATCTGGCCGGCGATACCATCTGGCGCCCGGAAGTCGACCAGGCCATCGAGAAATTCCAGCCTGAGGTGATTGTGCTCAACGCCGGCAAAGCGAAAATGAGCGGTTACGAAGGCTCGATCATCATGGGCGAGGAAGATGTACTGCGAGCGACGCAGGTAGCGAAAGACGCAAAAATCGTCGCCGTGCACATGGACGCGATCAACCACATGTCGCTGACCCGCGCTGAGCTGCGCAGCTACCTGCAAAAGCACGGCATCGAGAACCGCGTGGACATCCCGGCGGACGGTGCTGCGTTGCAGTTCTGA
- a CDS encoding LysR family transcriptional regulator, with product MELVWLEDFSALAEYGSFVRAAEARHVTQPAFSRRVRSLENWMGVELFVRTPQGATLTEAGRQILPSAQEAARRFYRMRSEAQEVAGMAAKTLQFAATHSLSFTFFPRWLRSAESGAPIDAVRLHYDSMAVCEQMLIHGQVQFLLCHRHPDVPPLLAPDQFIGKKVGEDVLVPLASASAQFGTSPETLPYLAYTHESGLGRIVAHRLHGKADYLHLKPLFSSHLAAVLMSMALESKGVAWLPKSLTEQEMADGRLVRALDESWDIPLEIHLTRPTAPISPSAEEFWAKLGE from the coding sequence TTGGAACTGGTTTGGCTTGAGGATTTTTCAGCACTGGCCGAGTACGGCAGCTTTGTCCGGGCCGCTGAAGCGCGCCATGTGACGCAGCCGGCGTTCAGTCGCCGAGTGCGCTCGCTGGAGAACTGGATGGGTGTCGAATTGTTCGTGCGCACCCCGCAAGGTGCAACGTTGACCGAGGCCGGCAGGCAGATTCTGCCCAGCGCCCAGGAAGCGGCCAGACGCTTTTACCGCATGCGCTCCGAGGCCCAGGAAGTGGCTGGCATGGCGGCGAAAACCTTGCAGTTTGCTGCCACTCACTCGCTGTCATTCACCTTCTTCCCACGCTGGTTGCGCAGCGCCGAAAGTGGCGCGCCGATCGATGCGGTTCGCCTGCATTACGACAGCATGGCCGTGTGCGAACAGATGCTGATTCATGGCCAAGTGCAGTTCCTGCTGTGCCACCGCCACCCCGACGTTCCGCCATTACTGGCGCCGGATCAGTTCATTGGCAAGAAGGTTGGCGAGGATGTACTTGTACCGCTGGCGAGTGCTTCAGCCCAGTTCGGCACGTCGCCTGAAACCCTGCCCTATCTGGCCTACACCCACGAATCCGGCCTGGGCCGAATCGTCGCCCACAGACTGCATGGCAAGGCTGATTATCTGCACCTGAAACCGCTGTTCAGCAGCCACTTGGCCGCAGTGCTGATGTCGATGGCGCTGGAAAGCAAAGGCGTGGCCTGGCTGCCGAAAAGCCTGACCGAACAGGAAATGGCTGACGGGCGTCTGGTCAGGGCACTGGATGAAAGTTGGGATATTCCCCTGGAAATCCACCTGACTCGCCCGACGGCACCGATCAGCCCTTCGGCCGAGGAGTTCTGGGCGAAGCTGGGCGAGTGA
- a CDS encoding TAXI family TRAP transporter solute-binding subunit: MRVKTRFALLAAATLTLSSAAQAAPVFINILTGGTSGVYYPIGVGLSQIYSDGIAGSKTSVQATKASVENLNLLQAGRGELALALGDSVADAKNGVEDAGFKAPLTKLRALGGAYPNYIQIVASKESGIKTLADLKGKTISVGAPKSGTELNARAIFKAAGLTYEDMGKVQYLPFAESVELIKNRQLDATLQSSGLGMAAIRDLSSVMPLNYVAVPSEVVTKIGNPAYQSAMIPANTYDGQAEAVPTVAITNILVTRADLPDDVVYDMTRLLFDNLGRLGNSHSAAKDIKLEAAAKNLPIALHPGAERYYKEKGAL, translated from the coding sequence ATGCGAGTCAAAACACGCTTTGCCCTGCTGGCCGCCGCCACGCTGACCCTTAGCAGTGCTGCGCAGGCCGCGCCCGTGTTCATCAATATCCTCACCGGCGGAACCAGTGGGGTTTACTACCCGATCGGGGTCGGTCTGTCGCAAATCTACAGCGACGGTATTGCCGGCTCGAAGACATCGGTGCAGGCCACCAAAGCGTCGGTAGAAAACCTCAACCTGCTACAGGCCGGTCGCGGCGAATTGGCCCTGGCTTTGGGCGACTCAGTGGCCGACGCCAAAAACGGCGTGGAGGACGCCGGTTTCAAAGCGCCACTGACCAAATTGCGCGCCTTGGGCGGCGCCTATCCCAATTACATTCAAATCGTCGCCAGCAAAGAGTCGGGGATCAAAACCCTCGCCGATCTCAAGGGCAAGACCATCTCGGTCGGCGCCCCTAAATCCGGCACCGAATTGAATGCGCGGGCGATATTCAAGGCGGCCGGCCTGACCTACGAGGACATGGGCAAGGTGCAATATCTGCCGTTTGCCGAATCGGTGGAATTGATCAAGAACCGGCAACTGGATGCCACCCTGCAGTCGTCGGGACTGGGCATGGCCGCCATTCGTGACCTGTCGTCGGTGATGCCGCTGAACTACGTCGCCGTCCCGAGCGAGGTGGTGACAAAAATCGGCAATCCGGCGTATCAGAGCGCAATGATCCCGGCCAACACCTACGACGGACAGGCCGAAGCCGTGCCCACCGTGGCAATCACCAATATTCTGGTGACCCGCGCCGACCTGCCGGATGACGTCGTCTATGACATGACCCGCCTGCTGTTCGACAACCTGGGGCGCTTGGGTAACTCCCATTCGGCGGCCAAGGACATCAAGCTGGAAGCGGCTGCGAAAAACCTGCCGATCGCGCTGCACCCCGGCGCCGAGCGCTACTACAAGGAAAAAGGCGCTTTATAA
- a CDS encoding DUF1850 domain-containing protein, producing the protein MIGLCLGLAGSIWAQLPVANFTLAWNHSIEKIRWEEDYRVTAQGLVLEQARVRGNGAGMEIPDDARLENGSWHFRRPLPPLQPLQLGRTPQAGDYQLCMDGKCELVSRWVGPATVSEPFLQLWGCEMTTLSPSHERQAAHF; encoded by the coding sequence ATGATCGGCTTGTGCCTGGGTCTGGCCGGCAGTATCTGGGCACAGTTGCCGGTAGCGAATTTCACCCTGGCCTGGAACCACAGCATCGAAAAGATCCGTTGGGAGGAAGACTACCGCGTCACGGCCCAAGGGCTGGTTCTTGAGCAGGCCAGGGTTCGCGGCAACGGCGCAGGCATGGAGATACCCGACGATGCCCGGCTGGAGAACGGCAGTTGGCATTTCCGACGCCCCTTGCCGCCGCTGCAACCACTGCAATTGGGCCGAACCCCGCAGGCCGGCGATTACCAGTTATGCATGGATGGCAAGTGCGAACTGGTCAGCCGATGGGTTGGGCCGGCCACTGTCAGCGAGCCGTTTTTGCAGTTGTGGGGGTGTGAGATGACCACGCTATCGCCATCGCATGAACGCCAAGCCGCTCATTTCTAA
- a CDS encoding GlxA family transcriptional regulator, protein MSPIRVAVLAFDGVSLFHLSVPGIVLATANPASTEPRYQINYCAEVPGMVASDQGIGLAVAHGLELMAASDVIIIPAWGDQSITASAALVQALQNVHAEGKLIVGLCLGAFVLGDAGLLDGKEATTHWAARDEFAQRFPRVRFRPEVLYVTDDNLMTSAGTVAAIDCCLHLVRQRFGADVANHTAKMLVTPPHRQGGQAQYVEHPVPQLSSETHLAEVLDWARMHLGENLSLDLLAEKARMSRRTFTRRFKETTGTTVFKWLNAERVIKAQALLETTDLPVECIAGEAGFGTPLSLRQQFAAHLGTSPSDYRKMFCLGVKRERGARA, encoded by the coding sequence ATGTCCCCCATTCGCGTTGCTGTTCTGGCGTTCGACGGCGTCAGCCTGTTCCACCTGTCGGTGCCGGGCATCGTCCTGGCGACGGCGAATCCAGCGTCGACTGAGCCTCGTTACCAGATCAATTACTGCGCGGAAGTACCCGGCATGGTCGCCAGTGACCAAGGCATCGGCCTGGCGGTCGCTCATGGCCTGGAATTGATGGCGGCGTCCGACGTCATCATCATTCCGGCATGGGGTGATCAATCGATCACTGCTTCGGCAGCGCTTGTACAGGCGCTGCAGAATGTCCACGCCGAAGGCAAATTGATCGTCGGTTTATGCCTGGGCGCGTTTGTGCTGGGCGATGCCGGGTTGCTTGATGGCAAGGAAGCCACGACGCACTGGGCGGCGCGCGACGAGTTTGCCCAACGCTTTCCCAGGGTTCGCTTTCGCCCCGAGGTGTTGTATGTCACCGACGACAATCTGATGACCTCAGCGGGCACCGTAGCGGCCATCGACTGTTGTCTGCATCTGGTGCGCCAGCGGTTCGGGGCTGACGTGGCCAATCACACGGCGAAAATGCTGGTCACGCCACCGCACCGGCAAGGCGGCCAGGCGCAATACGTCGAGCACCCGGTGCCACAGCTGTCGAGCGAAACGCATCTGGCTGAAGTTCTGGATTGGGCGCGCATGCATCTGGGTGAAAATCTGTCGCTGGACCTTTTGGCGGAGAAAGCCCGAATGAGTCGCCGCACTTTTACCCGGCGCTTCAAAGAAACCACCGGTACGACAGTATTCAAATGGCTTAACGCCGAGCGTGTGATCAAAGCGCAGGCGTTACTGGAAACCACGGATTTGCCGGTTGAATGCATTGCCGGGGAAGCCGGGTTTGGCACGCCGCTGTCGTTGCGGCAGCAGTTTGCGGCGCACTTGGGGACGTCGCCTTCGGATTATCGAAAGATGTTTTGTCTTGGGGTGAAGCGCGAACGCGGTGCACGGGCGTGA
- a CDS encoding mandelate racemase/muconate lactonizing enzyme family protein produces MRIVDIREKTVSIASPIANAYIDFSKMTCSVVAVITDVIRDGKPVIGYGFNSNGRYGQGALMRDRFLARITEADPETLIDHENNNLDPFAIWKTLMTNEKPGGHGERSVAVGTIDMAVWDAVAKIEGKPLYRLLADRYRNGVADDKVWVYAAGGYYYPGKDQSKLKAEMQSYLDRGYDVVKMKIGAVPLDEDIRRIEAVLEVVGDGQRLAVDANGRFDLQTGIAYAEAIKKYNLFWYEEVGDPLDYALQAELANHYELPMATGENLFSHQDARNLLRHGGMRPDRDYLQFDCALSYGLVEYMRTLKVMEELGWSSRRVVPHGGHQMSLNIAAGLHLGGNESYPDVFQPFGGFADGIRVENGYVGLPDIPGVGFEAKSALYAVMRELGEG; encoded by the coding sequence ATGCGTATCGTCGATATCCGTGAAAAAACCGTCTCCATTGCTTCCCCGATCGCCAATGCCTATATCGATTTTTCGAAGATGACCTGCTCGGTCGTCGCGGTCATTACCGACGTGATTCGCGACGGCAAACCGGTCATCGGTTACGGCTTCAACTCCAATGGTCGCTACGGCCAGGGCGCGTTGATGCGCGATCGCTTTCTGGCGCGGATCACTGAAGCCGACCCGGAAACCCTGATTGATCACGAGAACAATAACCTCGATCCGTTCGCCATCTGGAAAACCCTGATGACCAACGAAAAACCGGGCGGGCATGGCGAGCGTTCAGTAGCGGTCGGCACCATCGATATGGCGGTGTGGGACGCGGTGGCGAAGATCGAAGGCAAGCCACTGTATCGCCTGCTTGCCGATCGTTATCGCAACGGTGTGGCCGATGACAAAGTCTGGGTGTATGCGGCCGGTGGTTATTACTACCCGGGCAAGGACCAGAGCAAGCTCAAGGCGGAAATGCAGAGCTACCTGGATCGTGGCTACGACGTAGTCAAGATGAAGATTGGCGCGGTGCCGCTGGATGAAGATATCCGCCGCATCGAAGCGGTGCTCGAAGTGGTTGGCGACGGCCAGCGCCTGGCGGTCGACGCCAACGGCCGCTTCGATCTGCAGACCGGTATCGCCTACGCCGAAGCGATCAAGAAGTACAACCTGTTCTGGTACGAAGAAGTCGGCGACCCGCTGGATTATGCGCTCCAGGCCGAGCTGGCCAATCACTACGAACTGCCGATGGCCACCGGCGAAAACCTGTTCTCTCACCAGGATGCCCGCAACCTGTTGCGCCACGGCGGCATGCGCCCGGACCGCGACTACCTGCAATTCGACTGCGCGCTGTCCTACGGTCTTGTCGAGTACATGCGCACCCTGAAAGTGATGGAAGAGCTGGGTTGGTCTTCGCGTCGCGTGGTGCCACATGGCGGTCACCAGATGTCGCTGAACATCGCTGCCGGTCTGCACCTGGGCGGCAACGAATCGTACCCGGACGTGTTCCAGCCGTTCGGCGGTTTTGCCGATGGCATCCGCGTGGAAAACGGCTACGTCGGGCTGCCAGATATTCCGGGTGTCGGCTTCGAAGCCAAATCTGCGCTGTATGCCGTCATGCGCGAACTGGGCGAGGGCTGA
- a CDS encoding MarR family winged helix-turn-helix transcriptional regulator has protein sequence MSSNRNHVGTQLSFALYAAANRVVRLHKPYLEPLGLTFPQYLVILQLLYGAPLSVGELGTYLAMDAGTITPLLKRLEGAGLVTRKRDPADERRVLIDLTPESRAMEDDIRAITGKIKTACQLDEQGIEALRLTLDALAHPAAD, from the coding sequence ATGAGCTCGAACCGAAATCACGTGGGAACGCAGCTGTCGTTTGCACTCTACGCCGCTGCCAACCGTGTCGTGCGTTTGCACAAGCCGTATCTGGAACCACTGGGCTTAACCTTTCCGCAGTATCTGGTGATCCTGCAGCTTCTGTATGGCGCGCCATTGTCTGTGGGCGAACTCGGCACTTACCTGGCCATGGACGCGGGAACCATCACGCCGCTACTCAAACGTCTGGAAGGCGCCGGATTGGTCACGCGCAAGCGCGATCCGGCAGACGAGCGCCGCGTGCTGATCGACCTGACGCCCGAAAGCCGGGCCATGGAAGACGACATCAGAGCCATCACCGGCAAGATCAAGACGGCCTGCCAGCTTGATGAGCAGGGGATTGAGGCGCTTCGTCTGACGCTGGATGCGCTTGCCCATCCGGCGGCTGACTGA
- the dctA gene encoding C4-dicarboxylate transporter DctA, translating to METSKSRWYSQLYVQVLIGIVIGAAIGYFVPDIGAKLQPFADGFIKLIKMLLAPIIFGTVVVGIAKMGSIKEVGRIGVKALIYFEILSTIALVVGLIVVNVVKPGAGMNINAGTLDGSAVNKYSQAASEQGGLVEFFLNIIPHTFLGAFSNGVMLQVILLSVLMGVALVQMGETSKPLINTIDLFLQGLFKIVAMVMRLAPLGAGAGMAFTIGKYGIGTLLSLGQLLVALYITTLIFIVVVLGAVARWSGMPLMQFLRYFKDEILITLGTCSTEAVLPRMMVKLEKLGCKKSVVGMVLPTGYTFNADGTCIYLTMAAIFIAQATNTPLTFMDQMILLGVFLLTSKGSAGVAGAGFVTLAATLTTIHSIPLVGLVLLLGIDRFLNEARAVTNLIGNGIGTIAIAKWDNSFDVEACEREIAAMKHAKAARKALLAHK from the coding sequence GTGGAAACTTCAAAATCACGCTGGTACAGCCAGCTCTATGTGCAAGTGCTGATCGGCATCGTCATCGGCGCTGCCATCGGTTACTTCGTGCCCGACATCGGCGCCAAGCTACAGCCGTTTGCCGACGGTTTCATCAAGCTGATCAAGATGCTCCTGGCGCCGATTATTTTCGGCACCGTCGTAGTCGGTATCGCCAAGATGGGCAGCATCAAAGAGGTCGGACGGATCGGTGTGAAAGCGCTGATCTACTTCGAGATTCTTTCCACCATCGCACTGGTGGTCGGCCTTATCGTAGTCAACGTGGTCAAGCCCGGCGCCGGCATGAACATCAACGCCGGCACCCTCGATGGCAGCGCTGTCAACAAATACAGCCAGGCGGCGAGCGAGCAGGGCGGCCTCGTCGAATTCTTCCTCAATATCATTCCGCACACCTTCCTCGGCGCTTTCTCCAATGGCGTCATGCTGCAAGTGATTCTGTTGTCGGTGCTGATGGGCGTCGCCTTGGTGCAGATGGGCGAAACCAGCAAACCGCTGATCAACACCATCGATCTGTTCCTGCAAGGTCTGTTCAAAATCGTCGCGATGGTCATGCGTCTGGCGCCGTTGGGCGCGGGGGCTGGCATGGCGTTCACTATCGGTAAATACGGCATCGGCACTCTGCTGTCGCTGGGGCAGTTGCTGGTCGCGCTGTACATCACCACGCTGATTTTCATCGTCGTTGTTTTGGGTGCGGTGGCGCGATGGTCGGGCATGCCGTTGATGCAGTTTCTGCGTTATTTCAAAGATGAAATCCTGATCACGCTCGGCACCTGCTCGACCGAGGCGGTGCTGCCGCGAATGATGGTCAAACTGGAAAAACTCGGCTGCAAGAAATCCGTGGTCGGCATGGTCCTGCCGACGGGCTACACCTTCAACGCGGACGGCACCTGCATCTACCTGACGATGGCGGCGATCTTCATCGCCCAGGCGACCAACACACCGCTGACCTTCATGGACCAGATGATCCTGCTCGGCGTGTTCCTGCTGACCTCCAAGGGCTCGGCCGGCGTGGCGGGAGCAGGGTTCGTGACCCTGGCGGCCACGCTCACCACCATTCACTCGATACCTCTGGTGGGCCTGGTGTTGCTGTTGGGCATCGACCGCTTCCTCAACGAGGCGCGAGCGGTGACCAACCTGATCGGCAACGGCATCGGCACCATTGCCATTGCCAAGTGGGACAACTCCTTCGATGTCGAAGCGTGCGAGCGGGAAATCGCCGCCATGAAACACGCCAAGGCTGCACGCAAGGCGCTGCTGGCGCACAAGTAA